ATAGTTGGTTTTTTCTCGACTAGCCGATCTGCCTCTGACATTCTGAATCCCCAATTGGAAATTGCCGGGAAATCAATTGTGAAAGCGATATTGGCATCAACAGCAACTCTGTCCCATACATCAATTGGATTTGTCAGATCGACAGCACTCAAAAAACTGTGTCCGCAGACATCTACCATGTAGCGCTGAGCCGCACCCAGGCGATCGCCAGCTTTAAACAGATCCATCGCTCGGTTAAAGGCATTCACGTTTGCTTCAACTGCCTCTGGAGCTTCTCTCGGCAAGTATGGTTCGAGCAGGATGGCAGAATGTACCATCTCAGGATAGGAAAGCATGAATTGAAAGCCAATCACACCACCAAAGGAAAAAGCTAGAATATGTGTTTTTTCAATCCCTAAATGCTCCAGCAATTGTTTAGCGTGTTCTGCGCCTTCTTCAATACTCAAACTATCTTTTTCTAGCGTGCTGCCGTTATAGCCAGCTCTGTAGTAGCTAATAAACTGGTATTTTTCAAACAACTGGGGATAAAATTGCAGTGGCGTAATCAGGCTGTCAGCAATATTCGTGCCGTGAATGCAAAGTACGGGTTCGCCACTTCCCACCAGCGCATATCTGAGTTCGGCGTTTTTGACTTTTGCCCGCTGGTTATGCTCGATTGACCAATCGCGACCGATATACATTTATTGTCTCCTACGAAGATACTAAATTGCTTGTAAAAGGAATGCAGATGGTAATTGGTAGTTGGTAGTTGGTAATTACGCAACGTGTAACTGTCTCTTGCTCTTGTTCCCCCCTTTCTCAAGGGGAGCCACTTGCGTGGGCGGGTTTCCCGACTTGAGCAAAGTGGCGTGGGTTAGGGGGGATCTCTTCGTGAGTGGTGTAGTTTGTCGATCCCCAACCCCCTTAAAAAGGGGGCTAAGAAAAAAGTCGCACGCGAGGTTAATTGGTAATGGGTAGTTGGTAGTTGGTAGTTGTCCCCCTGCTCCCTTGTCCCCCTTCGCCCCTAATCCCCACTCCCTTCGGTCGCGGGGAAGAGCGAGTTCCCCCTTGTCCCCCTTGTCCCCCTTGTCCCCCTTGTCCCCCTCAGCTCCCTCAGCTCCCTCAGCTCTCTTCTCCCTGCTCCCATTTCTAAGCTGTTAGCACTTGCCGCAGCACATCATCCATTGCCTGTCTGTCTTGCTCGGTTAGGGAGAATGTGGTCAAGTGTCCGCCGATGCTGTTAACTTCCCAGTATTTAGCGTTGGGAATCCTTTCAGCGTCACGCTGGCATTCTTCCGGCGGAAACATGCGATCGCCAGTGAAAGCAACTACAAACATTTGTGCTTTAATGCGGCTGAGTGCGGCAGATAGATCGCCACCAGCACTGGGATCGGCGGCGCGGGTCTTGCGCGATTGATTCACCAAATTGTTAGGGTCTTGGGGCAGCATAAAGGCTTCCCAGAAACGAGAAACGAAGTCATCCATAGAAGCAAAGCCGATCGTCCGCCAGACTTCTTCGCCTTCACGGTAGAATCCGAGTGGAGGCAGTGTCAGCGCCATGACGTGTGCTTGACGGCGCAATCCAGCTTGTACGGCTTGAGGATCGGTGTAGAAGCCGTTGTTCCAAGCTGGATCGGCTAAGATCGGTTCCTCAATTGCCGTGCGCAACCACAAAAGAGTCCACGGAGAAGGCTTGGGAGCGCCTGCGATCGAAGCCGCACGCTTGACCATGTGGGGAAAGCGAACCGCCCACTCATAAGTTTGCAGCGCACCGACAGACCAGCCGAGGACTAAATACAGTTCGTCGATGCCGAATTTTTCAGTGACGAGCCGATGTTGAGCGATAACATCATCAGCAATATGAGTTTGCGGGAAGGCTCCGCGATCGAATGGTGGAGCTGTGTTGCTGGGCGAGGAAGAGACACCGTTGCCTAACAACCCAGGTAAGATGATAAAGTATTTGCGCGGGTCGAGCGGACGATCTTCGCCAATATAGATTTCTAGAGCTTCTGGCGCTCCGCCCAAAAAATGTGGAAACAAAATCGCATTGTCTTTGGCTGCGTTCAATTTACCGTGGGTTTTATACGCTAGTTTGGCGTTAGAAAGGATGAATCCAGTTGATAGTTGGAAGTCACCTAAATCGAAAATTTCTGTTTGTGATTGTTCTGGCATATTTACCTCTGTTGTTTAATAAAATCTGCGACTCTTTCGCCGATCGCGACGATTGTTGTATGAGGGTTGGATGAGGGGATGGCAGGCATGACGGAAGCATCTGCGACGCGCAATCCTTCCACGCCGTAAACTTTGAGTTGCGTGTCTACAACTGCCATGCGATCGACACCCATTTTGCAAGATCCTACGTAGTGGTAGTAGGAACCGACATTGTTAATTACCCAATCTCTAAGTGCTGCTTCAGTGTTGACTTCTGGACCTGGATTGATTTCTGTCAAACCTAACTTAGTAAAGGCTTGAGTTTGATAAATCTGACGGGCTATTTTTACCATCTCGACCATGCGATCGATGTCCGATGTTTCTGCGCCATAATTGGCGTTAATTAACGGATTAGCCATCGGATCGCTACTTGCCAAACGCACCCAGCCACGGGATAGCGGACGCACTAAACCAGGTAGCGCCAAAATGATTCTCGGATCGACTAACTGGCTGACTGGCGCAATTGGTTGATTTGTTTGCAGACGTTGGATGACGTTACCGAAAAATGATTCGCCAAATGGGGCGCGATGCACCAAACAAATTTCTAAGTCGGGAACCAGCATCGACGGTTCAGATTTCCAAAATAAGGCAACTTCGGTCATATTACCTTTAGGATCGGCTCCTGGTTCAGTCATCATGCCCATCGGACCGATAATCAGTGGATGGTCGTGAAAATTTTCTCCTACACCCGGTAAATCGACTACTGTAGGTATGTTGAATTGTTGCAGTTGTTCGGGATTACCAATACCTGAAAGCAGCAATAATTTTGGCGATTGAATTGCCCCTGCACAAACAATCACTTCGCGCTCGGCTCTGACAGTCTTTAAAGCTCCGTCTTGCTGATATTCAACCCCTACACAGCGATGATTTTCAATTAACAGTTTCGTTGCTTGGGAATTGCTGCTTAAAGTAACGTTAGGACGAGCTAAAGCTGGTTCTAAATATGCCGTTCTAACTCCCGCTCTTCTGCCATTCTTAATATCAACGTGATGCCAACCAACCCCAAAATCCTCGGCATTAAAATCTTTGACGTAAGGATAGCCCAGTTCTACACAGGCATCGATGAAAGTTTGTGAAGCTGGATTGCCTTCGTATTTGGCATCAATGATATTAATTGGACCACCTTTACCCGCAGTAGGGTTGGTGTCGTCTTCCTGATTTTCGAGTTTTTGAAAATAAGGCAGCACGTCTTTGAAAGACCAGCCAGCACAACCATTGTAAGCCCAATCATCAAAATCGGCGGCTTTACCTCTGGTATGAATCATGTGATAAATATTGGAAGTTCCGCCGATCAGTTTGCCAGCCGCAGAATAGATTTGTCTGTTAGCTAATCCTGGTTGGGGAACGCTCATGTAAGCCCAATCGATTTCGGTCAATAACAATTCATTCCAGCGGTAGGGAACGTCAATAGCTTCCCAATTTTGAGTTCCGCCAGCTTCTAAAATTAAGACTTTGGCATCAGCAAGTTCACTCAAACGATAGGCAACGGTTGCACCTGCTGCGCCCGAACCGACAACAATATAATCAAAAGTTTCTGTCACGATCGCCCCCCATTCATTAATTTTTGTTTTTAGTTTTGCTAAACTACCGAGTGGCAATAATTAAATCGGCTGCTTTTTCACCAATAGCGATGGTAGGAGCATTCGTATTCCCGCTCGTAATTGTGGGCATAATCGAAGCATCTGCAACCCGCAATCCTTCTACTCCATAGACTTGCAGTCGAGAATTAACAACGGCATCGCGATCGCTTCCCATTTTGCAAGTCCCAACTGGATGCCAGACAGTAGAAGCAACTTGTCGAATATAGGTGCTTAATTCTGCTTTGCTGGTGACAGAAATTCCTGGGGCTAATTCTTCACCGCGAAATTCATCAAAAGCACGAGTATTCACTAATTCTCTCGATAATTCAATTCCTCGAATTAACACATCGAGATCGGCTTCAGATTGCAAGTAATTAGGACGCAAAACAGCTAAATCTTGAGGATTGTTAGATCTTAAAGAAACAGTACCTCGACTTTGCGGCTGCACTAAAATTGGTGCGAAAGTAAAGCCAGGACCATCAACTCGATACTGAGGTTCTAAAAATTGTACGGGTCCAAAAAAGAATTGCAAATCGGGTGAGTTCGTACTGCGATCGATGTCGCTGCTGGTATAAGTAAATAAACCTGCTTCGGAAAGCAGATTAGGTACGGGTTGTTCTTGCTTGCAGCTATAGCCAACTCCAAATAGCAAATGATCTTGCAGATTTTTGCCAACTCCAGGTAAGTCAACTACAAGGGGAATACTATGAGCTTGCAAATGTTCGGCGGCTCCAATACCGGAAAGCATTAATAATTTCGGAGATTCAAATGCACCACAACTAAGAATTACTTCCGCTTCGGCTTTAACTTGGTGAATTTTGCCGTCTTGCAGATATTCCAAGCCAATAACTCGCTGTTTAGCAAATAAAAGTCGGGTGACTTGCGCGTCAACTTCTACTGCAAAATTGGGATGTCCGAGAATTGGTCTGAGAAAAGCAACAGCCGTACTGCAACGCCGATCATCTTGCGTGCGAGTCGATTGATAGAAAAATGCGCCATTTTCCTGTTGTGCGCCGTTGCAGTCCCAGTCATTACCCCCATAACCCAATTCCATCGCTGCTGACACGAAAGCCTGGGATACAGGTGCGGGATTGCGATAGTTAATGACGTGTAAAGGTCCGCCTACACCTCGATATTCCGAGGCTCCACCTTCATAATCTTCCGATTTTTTGAAATAGGGTAAGATTTCTTGGTAACTCCAACCTTCGTTACCTAAATATTTCCAGCGATCGTAAT
This window of the Chroococcidiopsis thermalis PCC 7203 genome carries:
- a CDS encoding GMC family oxidoreductase, with protein sequence MNFERTFDYIIVGAGAAGCVIAYRLMKNLGCSVLLLEAGSPDSNPAIHNTDMQSMTSLWGSNADWGYSTEPEPGLGDRQISIAQGKVLGGGTSINAMMYIRGNRRDYDRWKYLGNEGWSYQEILPYFKKSEDYEGGASEYRGVGGPLHVINYRNPAPVSQAFVSAAMELGYGGNDWDCNGAQQENGAFFYQSTRTQDDRRCSTAVAFLRPILGHPNFAVEVDAQVTRLLFAKQRVIGLEYLQDGKIHQVKAEAEVILSCGAFESPKLLMLSGIGAAEHLQAHSIPLVVDLPGVGKNLQDHLLFGVGYSCKQEQPVPNLLSEAGLFTYTSSDIDRSTNSPDLQFFFGPVQFLEPQYRVDGPGFTFAPILVQPQSRGTVSLRSNNPQDLAVLRPNYLQSEADLDVLIRGIELSRELVNTRAFDEFRGEELAPGISVTSKAELSTYIRQVASTVWHPVGTCKMGSDRDAVVNSRLQVYGVEGLRVADASIMPTITSGNTNAPTIAIGEKAADLIIATR
- a CDS encoding alpha/beta fold hydrolase — translated: MPEQSQTEIFDLGDFQLSTGFILSNAKLAYKTHGKLNAAKDNAILFPHFLGGAPEALEIYIGEDRPLDPRKYFIILPGLLGNGVSSSPSNTAPPFDRGAFPQTHIADDVIAQHRLVTEKFGIDELYLVLGWSVGALQTYEWAVRFPHMVKRAASIAGAPKPSPWTLLWLRTAIEEPILADPAWNNGFYTDPQAVQAGLRRQAHVMALTLPPLGFYREGEEVWRTIGFASMDDFVSRFWEAFMLPQDPNNLVNQSRKTRAADPSAGGDLSAALSRIKAQMFVVAFTGDRMFPPEECQRDAERIPNAKYWEVNSIGGHLTTFSLTEQDRQAMDDVLRQVLTA
- a CDS encoding GMC family oxidoreductase, with product MTETFDYIVVGSGAAGATVAYRLSELADAKVLILEAGGTQNWEAIDVPYRWNELLLTEIDWAYMSVPQPGLANRQIYSAAGKLIGGTSNIYHMIHTRGKAADFDDWAYNGCAGWSFKDVLPYFQKLENQEDDTNPTAGKGGPINIIDAKYEGNPASQTFIDACVELGYPYVKDFNAEDFGVGWHHVDIKNGRRAGVRTAYLEPALARPNVTLSSNSQATKLLIENHRCVGVEYQQDGALKTVRAEREVIVCAGAIQSPKLLLLSGIGNPEQLQQFNIPTVVDLPGVGENFHDHPLIIGPMGMMTEPGADPKGNMTEVALFWKSEPSMLVPDLEICLVHRAPFGESFFGNVIQRLQTNQPIAPVSQLVDPRIILALPGLVRPLSRGWVRLASSDPMANPLINANYGAETSDIDRMVEMVKIARQIYQTQAFTKLGLTEINPGPEVNTEAALRDWVINNVGSYYHYVGSCKMGVDRMAVVDTQLKVYGVEGLRVADASVMPAIPSSNPHTTIVAIGERVADFIKQQR
- a CDS encoding alpha/beta fold hydrolase, whose amino-acid sequence is MYIGRDWSIEHNQRAKVKNAELRYALVGSGEPVLCIHGTNIADSLITPLQFYPQLFEKYQFISYYRAGYNGSTLEKDSLSIEEGAEHAKQLLEHLGIEKTHILAFSFGGVIGFQFMLSYPEMVHSAILLEPYLPREAPEAVEANVNAFNRAMDLFKAGDRLGAAQRYMVDVCGHSFLSAVDLTNPIDVWDRVAVDANIAFTIDFPAISNWGFRMSEADRLVEKKPTMPILAAMGLDSEAAMPGFRETQQFLMDWLPQAERCGIMNATHGMQSMNPVEVGQAALAFLQKHPMD